A portion of the Phacochoerus africanus isolate WHEZ1 chromosome 5, ROS_Pafr_v1, whole genome shotgun sequence genome contains these proteins:
- the LOC125126702 gene encoding cytochrome P450 2W1, which yields MAPLLLGLLGLLGLWGLLCTFARTPSRAPRWPPGPRPLPLIGNLHLLRLSQQDRSFMELAQQYGPVFTVHLGHQKMVVLTGYEAVREALVGTRQELAGRPPIAIFQLIQGGGGIFFSSGPRWRAARQLTVRALHSLGVGRAPVADKVLQELRYLTGQLDSYGGRPFPLALLGWAPSNILFALLFGQRFDYRDPVFVSLLGLIDEVMVLLGTPSIQLFNICPWLGALLQLHRPVLRKIEQVRAILRTLLEARRPHPPSQGRVQSYLDALIQQGQGKDPEGLFAEDNVVACTLDMVMAGTETTAATLQWAALLMSKHPSVQGRVQEELDRVLGPGRPPRLEDQRSLPYTNAVLHEVQRYITLLPHMPRCTAADTRLGDYLLPKGTPVVPLLSSVLLDETQWETPRQFNPGHFLAADGCFVKRAAFLPFSAGRRVCVGESLARSELFLLFAGLLQRYRLLPPPGLSPATLDTTPTPAFTMRPPAQALCAVPRLQGH from the exons ATGGCTCCGCTGCTCTTGGggctcctggggctcctggggctcTGGGGGCTGCTCTGCACCTTCGCCCGCACCCCTTCCCGGGCCCCTCGCTGGCCCCCCGGGCCGCGCCCACTGCCGCTCATCGGGAACCTGCATTTGCTGCGGCTGTCACAGCAGGACCGGTCATTCATGGAG CTCGCCCAGCAGTACGGGCCAGTGTTCACTGTCCACTTGGGGCACCAGAAGATGGTCGTGCTGACCGGCTACGAGGCGGTGCGGGAGGCCCTGGTGGGCACCAGGCAGGAGCTGGCCGGCCGGCCCCCCATCGCCATCTTCCAGCTCATCCAGGGAGGCGGCG GCATCTTCTTCTCGTCGGGGCCGCGCTGGAGGGCCGCCCGCCAGCTCACCGTGCGCGCCCTGCACAGCCTGGGCGTCGGAAGGGCGCCTGTGGCCGACAAGGTCCTGCAGGAGCTGCGGTACCTGACAGGGCAGCTGGACAGCTACGGAg GCCGGCCCTTCCCGCTGGCGCTGCTCGGCTGGGCTCCCTCCAACATCCTCTTCGCGCTCCTCTTCGGCCAGCGGTTTGACTACCGGGACCCTGTGTTCGTGTCCCTGCTGGGCCTCATCGATGAGGTCATGGTTCTCCTGGGGACACCCAGCATACAG CTGTTCAACATCTGCCCCTGGCTCGGGGCCCTCCTCCAGCTGCACCGGCCCGTCTTGCGCAAGATCGAGCAGGTGCGGGCCATTCTGCGGACCCTCCTGGAGGCGCGGcggccccacccacccagccaagGACGTGTGCAGAGCTACCTGGACGCCCTGATCCAGCAGGGCCAG GGGAAAGACCCCGAGGGCCTGTTTGCCGAGGACAACGTGGTGGCCTGCACCCTGGACATGGTCATGGCTGGCACGGAGACCACCGCCGCCACGCTGCAGTGGGCCGCCCTCCTGATGAGCAAGCACCCGAGTGTGCAGG GCCGGGTGCAGGAGGAGCTGGACCGCGTGCTGGGGCCCGGGCGGCCCCCCCGGCTGGAGGACCAGCGCTCCCTGCCCTACACCAACGCCGTGCTGCACGAGGTCCAGCGCTACATTACGCTGCTGCCCCACATGCCCCGGTGCACGGCCGCCGACACCCGGCTGGGCGACTACCTGCTCCCCAAG GGCACGCCGGTGGTGCCCCTGCTGAGCTCCGTGCTCCTGGACGAGACGCAGTGGGAGACGCCGCGCCAGTTCAACCCCGGCCACTTCCTGGCCGCCGATGGGTGCTTCGTGAAGCGGGCggccttcctgcctttctctgcaG GCCGCCGCGTCTGTGTGGGGGAGAGCCTGGCAAGGTCCGAGCTCTTCCTGCTGTTTGCGGGCCTCCTGCAGAGATACCGCCTGCTGCCTCCGCCCGGGCTCAGCCCCGCCACCCTGGACACCACGCCCACCCCAGCCTTCACCATGCGGCCACCAGCCCAGGCCCTGTGCGCCGTGCCCAGGCTGCAGGGGCACTGA
- the LOC125126974 gene encoding uncharacterized protein LOC125126974, which produces MRSARGLRRAGRCRGPRAHLAAWDAERTAAAEKLHFSAWITGAAEQALRLLVTRAPELAECGAGPGAFVLELGSDKGCVSAQTGAGSPVQGRPPRPLSVPGCGETRTCSGTERLGSLAGASVPLSGKMEVIWSHDPRLTARRAHQGSGL; this is translated from the exons ATGCGCAGTGCGCGGGGGCTGCGGCGGGCCGGGCGTTGCCGCGGGCCGCGGGCACACCTGGCGGCCTGGGACGCGGAG CGCACAGCGGCAGCCGAGAAACTTCACTTCAGTGCCTGGATCACAGGAGCAGCAGAACAAGCGCTAAGGCTTCTGGTCACCCGTGCGCCCGAGCTTGCTGAGTGTGGAGCGGGGCCTGGAGCCTTTGTCCTGGAGCTGGGTTCTGACAAGGGCTGTGTCTCCGCCCAGACGGGGGCAGGTTCCCCGGTGCAGGGCCGGCCCCCCAGGCCtctctctgtgccaggctgtggcGAGACCCGCACCTGCTCTGGAACCGAGCGGCTCGGCTCCCTCGCTGGGGCATCCGTGCCTCTTTCTGGGAAGATGGAGGTGATTTGGTCGCATGATCCGAGGCTGACCGCAAGGAGGGCCCACCAGGGCAGCGGGCTCTAA